One segment of Anopheles stephensi strain Indian chromosome 3, UCI_ANSTEP_V1.0, whole genome shotgun sequence DNA contains the following:
- the LOC118512315 gene encoding aminopeptidase N-like, which produces MVRSKILAVTVGLLCCLFAADSRFARAERPPFKSSSGLYEDEPLLAASEQDSDGNFVGIVPAQPVNEAYRLPKTSVPIHYDLHLTTEIHRNERQFSGSVAIQLQVLETTDQLVLHTRGLVISSARISSLPNGVTGAPVLIGDATYSTNTTIEHITFTSPNILQPGFFWLEVSFVGQLATNDDGFYVSSYVADSGERRYLATTQFESTSARMAFPCYDEPALKATFTVSLTHSITYSAISNMRENRRSDADGMRTTVFDKTPIMSSYLLAFVVSDFLYRIDGTQRVYVRPNAFQQATFALEAGVKILKVLDEHLGIPYSTYMPTLNQIAVPDFAAGAMENWGLVTYREQLLLFDPAVSTYRTKTNIATTIAHEYAHQWFGDLVTPEWWEYIWLNEGFATLYEFYAAHLAYPEAEYWELFNTQVIQAAMVPDGLASTRPMNWNAATPGEISALFDRVAYPKSGSVLNMMRHVLGEENWKAGLNTYLNDRALSVAVDEQLYTALQSAIEGKDVLPNGVTVAQIMRTWANEAGYPVLSVRRSYDTGDVIISQERFYSDRKVPNTNVWMIPYNYVQQARADFNEFDDFQWLATKAARIATTVPATEWLIFNKQQVGYYRVNYDDRNWELITNALIDNFAAVHRLNRAQLIDDAYWLARSGRLDLRVALRLMTYLRGEREYAPWAAANVALSYFNSRLRGTENYHDFILFVDALIEELYGLLTIDVVSPNDSLLHKYLVQTITSWACSLGYKDCLERTGALLRAEASGTGPAVHPDIATVTYCYGMRTTGAAEYQYLYRKMMDSKNLAERTALIDALGCSTNKEFLTSFLSTALGTGTGVEINYRADERRRVVQAVYSGSRVGVDALIEYLMDPAVVNEFVSILSTSTLNSALSAIASRTNNEAEMNKLNTLLTALGSRITSQTATNLRNTAQSNLDWVNGFEGLMLTNFLSEFVTDIPNTTTDAPPTTTVATQSTTTGAGATTTTTTPAPTTTVTTTTVQTTTDDDGGAATIGLSIAALLVTIAVHLLG; this is translated from the exons ATGGTGCGATCGAAGATCCTAGCAGTGACGGTAGGCCTGTTGTGTTGCCTGTTCGCCGCGGACAGTCGGTTCGCGCGAGCCGAAAGACCTCCGTTCAAGAGTAGCAGTGGCCTGTACGAGGACGAACCGCTGCTGGCGGCCAGTGAGCAGGACAGTGATGGAAACTTCGTCGGTATCGTTCCGGCGCAGCCGGTGAACGAAGCCTACCGTCTGCCGAAAACGTCCGTTCCGATCCATTACGATCTTCATTTGACTACGGAGATCCATCGCAACGAGCGACAGTTCAGTGGTTCTGTGGCGATCCAGCTGCAGGTGCTGGAAACGACGGACCAGCTGGTGTTGCATACTCGCGGCCTAGTGATCTCGTCGGCCCGGATCTCCTCTTTGCCCAATGGCGTAACCGGCGCTCCGGTACTGATCGGAGACGCCACGTACAGCACGAACACCACCATCGAGCATATTACGTTCACGAGTCCCAACATCCTACAGCCGGGCTTCTTCTGGCTGGAGGTCTCGTTCGTGGGACAGCTCGCGACCAACGATGACGGGTTCTACGTGTCGTCGTACGTGGCGGACAGTGGCGAGCGAAG ATACCTAGCGACGACGCAGTTTGAATCGACCAGCGCCCGCATGGCATTCCCCTGCTACGACGAGCCAGCGCTGAAGGCAACGTTCACCGTGTCGCTCACGCACAGCATTACCTACAGTGCCATATCGAACATGAGGGAAAATCGAAGGAGCGATGCGGACGGCATGCGCACCACGGTGTTCGACAAGACGCCGATCATGTCCTCCTACCTGTTGGCGTTCGTTGTGTCGGACTTCCTGTACCGGATCGATGGCACGCAGCGCGTGTACGTGCGTCCGAATGCTTTCCAGCAGGCAACGTTCGCGCTGGAAGCTGGTGTGAAGATCCTGAAGGTGCTGGACGAGCATCTGGGCATCCCGTACAGCACGTACATGCCGACGCTGAACCAAATCGCGGTGCCAGACTTTGCCGCCGGTGCGATGGAAAATTGGGGCCTGGTGACGTACAG GGAACAGCTCTTATTGTTCGATCCCGCAGTTTCGACTTATCGCACAAAAACGAACATTGCGACGACGATTGCGCACGAGTACGCGCATCAGTGGTTCGGTGATCTGGTAACTCCCGAATGGTGGGAATACATCTGGCTGAACGAAGGCTTCGCCACGCTCTACGAATTCTATGCCGCCCATCTGGCCTACCCAGAGGCGGAGTACTGGGAGCTGTTCAACACGCAGGTCATCCAGGCCGCGATGGTTCCGGACGGTCTGGCCTCCACCCGCCCGATGAACTGGAATGCGGCTACTCCCGGTGAAATTTCGGCGCTGTTCGATCGTGTCGCCTATCCGAAGT CGGGCAGCGTGCTGAACATGATGCGCCACGTGCTTGGCGAAGAGAACTGGAAGGCCGGTCTGAACACCTACCTTAACGACCGAGCCCTGAGTGTGGCGGTGGATGAGCAGCTGTACACCGCACTCCAGAGCGCGATCGAGGGCAAGGATGTGCTTCCGAACGGCGTGACCGTAGCCCAGATTATGCGCACCTGGGCCAACGAGGCAGGCTACCCGGTACTGTCCGTGCGGCGATCGTACGACACGGGAGACGTGATCATCTCGCAGGAGCGCTTCTACTCCGACCGCAAGGTGCCCAACACCAACGTCTGGATGATTCCGTACAACTACGTCCAGCAGGCCCGGGCCGATTTCAACGAGTTCGACGACTTCCAGTGGCTCGCCACCAAGGCGGCCCGCATCGCGACGACCGTGCCCGCCACCGAGTGGCTCATTTTCAACAAGCAGCAGGTCGGCTACTACCGCGTCAACTACGACGATCGCAACTGGGAGCTCATCACGAACGCGCTGATCGACAACTTTGCCGCCGtgcaccggctcaaccggGCGCAGCTGATCGATGACGCCTACTGGCTGGCACGGTCCGGCCGCCTTGACCTGCGCGTCGCCCTCCGTCTGATGACGTACCTGCGCGGTGAGCGGGAGTATGCGCCGTGGGCGGCAGCGAACGTTGCCCTGTCCTACTTCAACAGCCGTCTCCGCGGTACGGAGAATTACCACGATTTCATCCTATTCGTGGACGCTCTGATCGAAGAACTGTACGGACTGTTGACGATCGACGTGGTATCGCCGAACGATTCACTGCTGCACAAGTACCTCGTGCAGACGATCACCAGCTGGGCCTGCTCGTTGGGCTACAAGGACTGTCTGGAGCGGACGGGCGCCCTGCTGAGGGCCGAGGCATCGGGCACGGGACCAGCCGTACATCCCGACATTGCCACCGTCACGTACTGCTACGGTATGCGCACGACCGGTGCGGCCGAGTACCAGTATCTGTACCGCAAAATGATGGACTCGAAAAATCTGGCCGAGCGTACCGCGCTTATCGATGCGCTCGGATGCTCCACCAACAAGGAGTTCCTGACGTCCTTCCTATCCACTGCCCTCGGAACGGGAACCGGTGTGGAGATCAACTACCGCGCGGACGAACGGCGCCGTGTGGTGCAGGCCGTCTACTCTGGCAGTCGAGTCGGTGTCGACGCACTGATCGAGTACCTGATGGATCCTGCCGTGGTGAATGAGTTTGTTAGCATTCTGTCCACGTCCACGCTCAATTCCGCTCTGTCCGCCATTGCTTCGCGCACCAACAACGAGGCAGAAATGAACAAG TTAAATACTCTCCTCACTGCCCTGGGTAGCCGCATCACTAGCCAGACGGCGACCAACCTGCGCAACACGGCCCAATCCAACCTGGACTGGGTGAACGGTTTCGAGGGGCTCATGTTGACCAACTTCTTGAGCGAGTTTGTGACGGACATCCCGAACACCACAACCGACGCAccgccaacgacgacggtcgCTACCCAGTCTACTACTACGGGTGCCGGggccactaccaccactacgaCGCCTGCCCCAACCACCACCgtaacgacgacgacggtacaAACGACGACCGACGACGATGGTGGTGCAGCAACGATCGGGCTTTCGATAGCGGCACTGCTGGTCACGATCGCGGTCCATCTACTGGGATAA
- the LOC118512318 gene encoding aminopeptidase N-like has translation MVSNNAALSLLLVCAFAPAALWAQATITASVDRHSQPGRLDRSKLHLLRYEKFSERGNAKELSPYRLPNDTFPESYTLELSSNIHAQDFSYSGTVVIRVRVRQATRSIVLHSLRSTLVQIEVRNSNQLNVPIVTTEQDPELDTLTIRMGTELQPGIYQLMVRFENTLRSDVGGFYWTSYGVGNEVRYAAVTQFQPVDARTAFPCYDEPGIRATFTISITSGVGTKVYSNMPVKSVSIIGNGLKQTRFHTTPSMSTYLVAFAITDEFASTRLSLPAPPTNLRMELIAPPTASDRAQTYGLELGGIVIRAVEQYFNQTYDLPKLDQLAVPDFYFAAMENWGLVIYEERYLLYDEAANTNRDKENVIATIVHEFVHQFLGNLLTPHWWSDLALSEGFATFYEYYLSSMLEPNIRFMEKFTIEALQTALLLDADISVRPISYDVQRPVDIGRMFDIISYQKGGSVFRMFHYAFGERAFQKGMRRYISANKGRSVTPDDLFASLENSVREEAALPLSLDVATVMKPWIYQSGYPLVTVKMQDGELTFSQQHFLYPESTIDSNRTWWIPITYEITPGVAKKFWMPQGTSQVSLEEAELPAGGFLLVNPQQTGYYRVNYDEALWMRLISRLKEDPSVVSPVSRGQLLDDCFKLYYSGRVAAGTMYGLLSYAASETDAIPWTVAFANDNLGVLRDALIVDRSAFEAFSRFVTTLTTNVFNAVGFDASPTDPHETQQLRRTVIEWSCRSGSLECRTEALSRMVSDLAGTVLLPSYIRDSVYCGGATIASTAQLETVWARLQTVTDVGERLNTIEALACSENEQFLDELLNSILTNENPGEWEFILSAVYRNSAIGYEAFNRWLTTNSLQILQSIGTDPAFLNILADINQREASVQKFDELVQLFRNSLPAH, from the exons ATGGTTTCCAACAACGCTGCACTGTCcttgctgctggtgtgcgCGTTCGCTCCAGCCGCACTGTGGGCCCAAGCTACAATAACGGCGTCGGTTGACCGTCACTCGCAACCGGGACGCCTCGATCGCAGCAAACTGCATCTGCTCCGGTACGAAAAGTTCAGTGAAAGAGGAAATGCGAAGGAGCTGTCACCGTACCGACTGCCCAACGACACCTTCCCGGAGAGCTACACGCTGGAGCTTAGCTCCAACATACACGCGCAGGACTTTAGCTACTCGGGCACGGTCGTGATAAGGGTGCGCGTTCGACAGGCTACCCGGTCGATTGTGCTGCATTCGTTGCGCAGTACGCTGGTGCAGATAGAGGTACGAAACTCCAACCAGTTGAATGTGCCGATTGTGACAACCGAGCAGGACCCGGAGCTGGACACGCTCACCATCCGGATGGGGACGGAACTGCAGCCGGGCATCTACCAGCTAATGGTCCGGTTCGAAAACACACTTCGTAGCGATGTTGGTGGATTTTACTGGACATCGTACGGTGTTGGGAACGAGGTGAGATATGCCGCCGTTACACAGTTCCAGCCGGTCGATGCACGCACGGCGTTCCCGTGCTATGACGAGCCAGGAATACGGGCCACCTTCACCATAAGCATCACCAGCGGCGTTGGGACGAAGGTTTACTCCAACATGCCGGTTAAGTCGGTTTCGATAAT TGGAAATGGACTGAAGCAAACCCGGTTCCACACGACACCCAGCATGTCCACCTACCTGGTGGCGTTTGCCATTACGGACGAATTTGCCAGCACACGGTTGTCGCTGCCGGCACCGCCGACCAACCTCCGGATGGAGCTCATTGCACCGCCAACCGCATCGGACAGGGCGCAAACGTACGGGCTGGAGCTCGGTGGCATCGTTATTCGCGCGGTAGAGCAGTACTTCAACCAGACGTACGACCTGCCCAAACTGGATCAGCTGGCCGTGCCGGACTTTTACTTCGCTGCTATGGAAAACTGGGGCTTAGTCATCTACGAGGAGCGGTATCTGCTGTACGATGAGGCGGCGAACACGAACCGCGATAAAGAGAACGTCATCGCGACCATTGTTCACGAGTTTGTGCACCAATTCCTGGGCAATCTGCTGACACCGCACTGGTGGTCGGATCTGGCACTGAGCGAAGGTTTCGCCACCTTTTACGAGTATTATCTTAGCAGCATG CTGGAGCCGAATATTAGATTTATGGAAAAGTTTACCATCGAAGCGCTCCAAACGGCACTGCTGCTGGACGCTGACATCAGCGTGCGGCCCATCTCGTACGACGTGCAGCGACCCGTCGATATCGGCCGTATGTTTGACATCATCTCCTACCAGAAGGGTGGCAGCGTGTTCCGCATGTTCCACTACGCTTTCGGCGAGCGGGCGTTTCAGAAGGGAATGCGTCGGTACATCAGCGCCAA CAAAGGCCGATCGGTCACACCGGATGATCTGTTCGCGAGTCTCGAGAACAGTGTACGGGAAGAGGCCGCGCTACCGCTTAGTCTCGATGTAGCAACGGTCATGAAACCGTGGATCTACCAATCGGGATATCCTCTGGTCACGGTCAAAATGCAGGATGGCGAATTGACCTTCTCCCAGCAGCACTTCCTGTATCCCGAGTCGACGATCGACAGCAACCGCACCTGGTGGATACCGATCACGTACGAAATCACACCTGGCGTGGCGAAGAAGTTTTGGATGCCTCAGGGCACTTCGCAGGTGTCGCTGGAGGAGGCCGAGTTGCCGGCCGGCGGCTTCCTTTTAGTGAACCCGCAGCAAACCGGATACTATCGCGTTAACTACGACGAGGCTCTGTGGATGCGTTTGATCAGTCGGCTGAAGGAAGACCCATCGGTCGTGTCACCGGTCTCTCGCGGCCAGCTGCTGGACGATTGTTTCAAGCTGTACTACAGTGGGCGCGTAGCAGCTGGCACCATGTACGGGTTGCTATCGTATGCCGCGAGCGAAACCGACGCCATACCGTGGACCGTGGCCTTCGCCAACGATAATCTTGGAGTGTTGCGCGACGCACTGATCGTGGACCGATCGGCATTTGAAGCGTTTTCG CGTTTTGTAACCACGCTTACCACGAACGTGTTCAACGCCGTTGGCTTTGATGCGTCGCCAACCGATCCTCACGAAACGCAGCAGCTGCGCCGCACCGTCATCGAGTGGAGCTGTCGATCGGGATCGCTCGAGTGTCGCACTGAAGCGCTGTCCCGGATGGTGAGCGATCTGGCCGGAACGGTACTGTTGCCGTCGTACATCAGGGACAGCGTTTACTGTGGAGGCGCAACGATCGCCAGCACGGCACAGCTAGAGACTGTGTGGGCTCGTTTGCAGACGGTGACCGACGTCGGTGAGCGGTTAAACACGATCGAGGCGCTGGCCTGTTCGGAGAATGAACAGTTTTTGGACGAACTGCTCAACTCGATCCTTACCAACGAGAATCCAGGCGAATGGGAGTTCATACTGTCGGCCGTTTATCGCAACTCTGCCATCGGGTACGAAGCATTCAATCGTTGGTTGACCACCAATTCGCTGCAAATTTTAcaaag TATCGGTACGGACCCTGCATTCCTTAACATTTTGGCCGACATCAATCAAAGGGAGGCCAGCGTGCAAAAGTTTGATGAG CTGGTGCAACTTTTCCGCAATTCTTTGCCCGCTCactaa